The following are from one region of the Actinopolyspora halophila DSM 43834 genome:
- a CDS encoding TetR/AcrR family transcriptional regulator, producing the protein MQDARHPRTERSGPHTRPRSRRLPREVRERQILDAAVQVFARHGYHEAAMDEISDVAEISKPMIYTYLGSKEELFVACIRREANRLIDSIGQAVEANLSPDEQLWRGLRAFFEYANENRASWTVLHRQASTQGQPFTSELSEWRQRALNLVTALLARASGTDEQPVPHEQMQPFAAALVGAGESMLDWWIDHPEYTADALSMRLMNLVWMGFGDMVQGRRWKPREGME; encoded by the coding sequence GTGCAGGACGCGAGACATCCCCGGACCGAGCGGTCCGGACCCCACACCAGGCCACGTTCCCGACGGCTGCCTCGCGAAGTACGCGAACGCCAGATCCTGGACGCCGCCGTACAGGTCTTCGCCCGGCACGGCTACCACGAGGCCGCGATGGACGAGATCTCCGATGTAGCCGAGATCTCCAAACCCATGATCTACACTTACCTCGGTTCCAAGGAGGAACTCTTCGTCGCGTGCATTCGACGGGAGGCGAACCGGTTGATCGACTCGATCGGCCAGGCCGTCGAGGCGAACCTGAGTCCGGACGAGCAGCTCTGGCGGGGCCTCCGAGCCTTCTTCGAGTACGCCAACGAGAACCGAGCCAGTTGGACGGTCCTGCATCGCCAGGCCAGTACCCAGGGGCAGCCCTTCACCTCCGAGCTCTCCGAGTGGCGACAACGCGCGCTGAACCTGGTCACGGCACTGCTGGCCCGCGCGAGCGGCACCGACGAGCAGCCGGTGCCGCACGAGCAGATGCAACCGTTCGCCGCCGCGCTGGTCGGTGCGGGTGAGTCCATGCTCGACTGGTGGATCGATCACCCCGAGTACACGGCCGACGCGTTGTCGATGCGACTGATGAACCTGGTCTGGATGGGGTTCGGCGACATGGTGCAGGGGCGGAGGTGGAAACCTCGGGAAGGGATGGAGTGA
- a CDS encoding MBL fold metallo-hydrolase, with the protein MRLTHYGHSCVLVEMSTARLLIDPGTFSEGFDALRDLDAVLITHKHPDHLDTERLPAVLRNNPNARLVADTESAAELSELGTTAEVAHPGDTFELAGVPVDVVGGRHAVIHRDIPVIANIGYLFDSGAFYHPGDSFHVPEQRVDVLGLPTGAPWLKLSEAVDFLREVAPRVTVPIHEAVLSVPEMHYSKFEQLGPEGNTVNRLHRGEPTEIPQPQQT; encoded by the coding sequence TTGAGGCTGACCCACTACGGTCACTCCTGCGTACTGGTCGAAATGTCCACGGCCCGGCTGCTGATCGACCCGGGAACCTTCTCCGAGGGCTTCGACGCGCTCCGTGACCTGGACGCGGTGCTGATCACGCACAAGCACCCCGATCACCTGGACACCGAACGCCTGCCCGCGGTACTGCGCAACAACCCGAACGCTCGGCTGGTGGCCGACACGGAGTCGGCAGCGGAGCTGTCCGAACTGGGCACCACGGCCGAGGTCGCCCACCCCGGGGACACGTTCGAACTCGCCGGGGTGCCGGTCGACGTGGTCGGCGGTCGGCACGCGGTCATCCACCGGGACATCCCCGTCATCGCCAACATCGGCTACCTCTTCGACAGCGGTGCCTTCTACCACCCGGGAGACTCCTTCCACGTGCCCGAGCAACGGGTCGACGTGCTCGGCCTGCCCACGGGAGCACCGTGGCTGAAGCTCTCCGAGGCGGTGGACTTCCTGCGAGAGGTGGCCCCGCGCGTCACGGTGCCGATCCACGAGGCCGTGCTCTCCGTGCCGGAGATGCACTACAGCAAGTTCGAGCAGCTCGGCCCGGAGGGCAACACCGTCAACCGCCTCCACAGGGGCGAGCCCACCGAGATCCCCCAACCCCAGCAAACGTGA